Proteins encoded in a region of the Sporichthya brevicatena genome:
- a CDS encoding AraC family transcriptional regulator, with product MEARGLTRAATMGPVADLVRRSGGRPDPLFRHLGLSPRLADEPERLILLRDQLRLIEAAARSVGDAGFGARLSAEVGFAGLGGYARRISRSRTVAEAIARINNTIAVDLQSATATWVERTGRQIKWCYRVTERVELGRQQNELLALGYQLSMLRGFAGARWMPVRIDLPAARRPVCAAASDAFRCEVVPGEVAGIVFGVPVLSLANPGRPAGDDGPVEDPVPRTDDLVACAERLLDAALLEGRPTLRDLAGRLETTPRTLQRRLAAAGESFDSLLRRTLHRRADELLAAGHSVTSTAVELGYSDTAHFSRAYRSWTGHPPSRGIVRASGR from the coding sequence ATGGAGGCGCGCGGGCTGACGCGGGCGGCGACGATGGGTCCCGTCGCGGACCTCGTGCGCCGCAGCGGTGGACGGCCCGACCCGCTGTTCCGGCATCTCGGCCTCTCGCCGCGGCTCGCGGACGAGCCGGAGCGGCTGATCCTGCTCCGGGATCAGCTCCGGCTGATCGAGGCCGCCGCGCGGTCCGTGGGTGACGCCGGCTTCGGCGCCCGACTCTCGGCCGAGGTGGGCTTCGCCGGCCTCGGCGGGTACGCCCGCCGGATCTCCCGCAGCCGGACCGTCGCCGAGGCGATCGCGCGGATCAACAACACGATCGCCGTCGACCTGCAGTCGGCCACCGCGACCTGGGTCGAACGGACGGGGCGTCAGATCAAGTGGTGCTACCGCGTCACCGAGCGGGTCGAACTCGGGCGGCAGCAGAACGAACTGCTCGCGCTCGGCTACCAGTTGAGCATGTTGCGCGGGTTCGCCGGCGCGCGGTGGATGCCGGTGCGCATCGACCTGCCCGCGGCTCGGCGACCGGTCTGCGCGGCGGCGTCGGACGCATTCCGGTGCGAGGTCGTTCCCGGCGAGGTGGCGGGGATCGTGTTCGGCGTCCCCGTGCTCTCGTTGGCCAACCCCGGCCGACCGGCCGGGGACGACGGACCCGTGGAGGACCCGGTGCCCCGGACCGACGACCTCGTCGCCTGCGCGGAGCGCCTGCTCGACGCCGCGCTGCTCGAGGGCCGCCCGACGCTGCGCGACCTCGCCGGGCGCCTGGAGACGACTCCCCGCACGTTGCAGCGCCGCCTGGCCGCAGCCGGGGAGTCGTTCGACTCCCTGCTGCGGCGCACGCTGCACCGGCGGGCGGACGAACTGCTGGCGGCCGGCCACAGCGTGACCAGCACGGCCGTCGAGCTCGGGTACTCCGACACCGCGCACTTCTCCCGCGCCTACCGCAGCTGGACGGGGCACCCGCCCAGCCGAGGGATCGTCAGAGCGAGCGGGCGATGA